AGCCGCTCGGCCCGCTGCACGGCCTGCCGATCGCGCACAAAGACCTGGTGCGCACACGCGGCGTACGCACCACCTTCGGATCGCCAATCTACCGCGATTACGTGCCCGACGCCGATGATCTGATCGTCGAGCGGCTGCGCGCGGCCGGCGCGATCATGATCGGCAAGACCAACACGCCCGAATTTGGCGCCGGCTCGCAGACGTTCAACCCGGTGTTTGGGGCCACGTGCAATCCCTACGACACCAGCAAGACATGCGGGGGCAGTAGTGGCGGCGCGGCGGTGGCGGTGGCCTGTGGCATGCTGCCGATCGCCGATGGCAGCGATACAGGTGGCTCGCTGCGCAACCCGGCCGGCTACTGCAACGTGGTCGGGCTGCGCCCCTCGGCCGGGCGCGTGCCGCGCTACCCGGCTGGCATGGCCTGGTCGTCGCTGTCGGTGGATGGCCCGATCGCACGGACGGTGCAGGACGTGGCGCTGTTGCTGAGCGCGATGGCGGGGCCAGATTCGCGCGTGCCGATCGCAATCGCCACGCCCGGCAGTGTGTTCGCGCGCCCGCTCGAGCGCGACTTCCGCGGCGTACGGGTGGCCTGGAGCCGCGACCTGGGTGGGCTGCCGGTCGACCCGCGCGTCACGGCGGTGCTCGAGCGCCAGCGCCCGACGCTCGAGGCGCTCGGCTGCGTGGTTGAGCCGGCCGACCCCGACTTCAGCGATGCCGACGAAGTGTTCAAGATCGTGCG
The sequence above is drawn from the Candidatus Kouleothrix ribensis genome and encodes:
- a CDS encoding amidase, which translates into the protein MQAAELCFLTAAELARHIRTRAISARELIEAHLTQIERTNPRVNAIVTLLPERALAQAAAADAALARGEPLGPLHGLPIAHKDLVRTRGVRTTFGSPIYRDYVPDADDLIVERLRAAGAIMIGKTNTPEFGAGSQTFNPVFGATCNPYDTSKTCGGSSGGAAVAVACGMLPIADGSDTGGSLRNPAGYCNVVGLRPSAGRVPRYPAGMAWSSLSVDGPIARTVQDVALLLSAMAGPDSRVPIAIATPGSVFARPLERDFRGVRVAWSRDLGGLPVDPRVTAVLERQRPTLEALGCVVEPADPDFSDADEVFKIVRAWNIESSHGHELDMYRHLIKDTVIWNIEAGRQLSGPQIAWAERKRTELYQRMHAFLSTYEFLALPVSQVPPFAIDQPYVTAIEGVTLETYIDWMRSCYYISATGLPAISVPCGFTPEGLPVGLQIVGRHQDEFGLLQLAYAFEQATGFGRQRPPGL